From the genome of Impatiens glandulifera chromosome 9, dImpGla2.1, whole genome shotgun sequence, one region includes:
- the LOC124915035 gene encoding serine/threonine-protein kinase PBS1-like: MGCFPCFDSKEEVMLNTHSKLRNDREDIHSTVPSNVSRLSSGADRMKARNSTEPKRESSVSNIGLEGVNIAAHIFTLRELSAATKHFRPECFIGEGGFGSVYKGLLESTGQVIAVKQLDRNGLQGNREFLVEVLMLSLLHHPNLVSLIGYCADGDQRLLVYEYMALGSLEDHLLDLGPEDEALDWNTRMKIAVGAARGLEYLHDKANPPVIYRDFKSSNILLAEGFHPKLSDFGLAKLGPTGDKSHVSTRVMGTYGYCAPEYAMTGQLTVKSDVYSFGVVFLELITGRKAIDSSRPNGEQNLVAWARPLFNDRRNIAKLSDPRLEGRFPTRGLYQALAVASMCIQEQAAARPLIGDVVTALSYLSNQVYDPINRLKEERGGRISKNDDNEVSTGRKWDSTEGGSERDDSPRDTEKTLNRERAVAEAKMWGENWRDKTRQTGGQGSVDINNG; this comes from the exons ATGGGTTGTTTTCCTTGTTTCGACTCGAAGGAGGAGGTAATGCTCAATACACATAGTAAACTGAGGAATGATCGGGAGGATATCCATTCGACGGTTCCTTCCAACGTTTCAAGATTATCCTCAG GAGCAGATAGAATGAAGGCAAGAAACAGTACGGAACCAAAGAGGGAATCATCGGTTTCGAACATAGGTCTGGAGGGAGTGAATATTGCTGCGCATATATTCACCTTGCGCGAGCTTTCGGCTGCAACAAAGCATTTCAGGCCAGAGTGTTTCATAGGTGAAGGTGGATTTGGAAGTGTGTATAAAGGGTTGCTTGAAAGCACAGGGCAG GTTATTGCTGTTAAACAATTGGATAGAAATGGGCTTCAGGGTAACAGAGAATTTCTTGTGGAAGTTCTAATGCTCAGTCTTCTTCATCATCCTAATCTTGTAAGTTTGATTGGGTATTGTGCTGATGGAGATCAACGGCTCTTAGTTTATGAATACATGGCATTAGGATCTTTGGAAGATCACCTTCTTG ATCTTGGTCCTGAAGATGAAGCCTTGGATTGGAATACTAGAATGAAGATAGCTGTAGGTGCAGCCAGAGGTTTGGAATATCTCCATGATAAGGCAAACCCACCAGTCATTTATAGAGACTTTAAGTCGTCTAACATATTATTAGCAGAAGGTTTCCATCCAAAACTTTCAGACTTCGGGCTCGCAAAGCTTGGACCCACGGGTGACAAATCACATGTCTCCACCAGGGTCATGGGTACCTACGGCTATTGTGCACCTGAGTATGCCATGACCGGACAGCTGACTGTCAAGTCTGACGTTTACAGTTTTGGGGTAGTTTTCTTGGAGCTCATTACGGGAAGAAAGGCCATTGACAGCTCCAGACCTAATGGAGAACAGAATCTTGTGGCATGG GCCCGTCCCTTATTCAACGACCGTCGTAATATTGCGAAACTATCAGATCCTCGGCTGGAAGGGCGTTTTCCGACGAGGGGTCTTTACCAAGCATTAGCAGTGGCTTCTATGTGCATACAGGAGCAGGCAGCTGCCCGTCCTCTGATAGGGGATGTGGTAACCGCCCTCTCGTATTTGTCTAACCAAGTTTATGACCCGATCAATAGACTTAAAGAGGAAAGAGGGGGTAGAATATCGAAGAATGACGATAATGAGGTGTCAACGGGAAGAAAGTGGGATAGTACTGAAGGGGGGTCGGAGAGAGATGATTCTCCTCGTGATACTGAAAAGACGCTTAACAGAGAAAGAGCTGTTGCCGAAGCCAAGATGTGGGGAGAGAATTGGCGTGATAAAACACGCCAAACTGGTGGTCAGGGAAGTGTGGATATCAATAATGGCTAA
- the LOC124915737 gene encoding calponin homology domain-containing protein DDB_G0272472-like gives MGRDSALFKHLTQVDFEEIRQKGTSEAKEVIDRVANTGLEYFLDGPHVLYKEAVEEFFNTATISDDKITATVCACQILSATKEPIKVSGSKSTLKPEYIPICDIFARAILARGGNYSSLTRDKIRMLVGLIEGTKVNWAKAVFHNLMEMVKPDSNRSWGYTVPLGGRKKKAGKKAASTKEKAESQGKEKVTFSEPPQPTEDEESATPSERTDTEKTDDERSANEEEHSGQSPDNAGPDTNPETTEGGEEDGEEGGNERGNEEEKEDEEAEADRVALKLLKVTEKRAGNIEEIYQEWHEHRFGKRYRHILPGYTDEECFQRMKEVEDVIMDLTTSDTVEEVLNRTYLLKPRALLRKLIRRIRKITAKFEEVGSGDTLTPLVLERLEKAKGDLIQEIDRLEAMYGQREIPVYTAPRIDTSPDHCPTPPRANSATEESDERANPPLTGQSTLKQPDISEPEVSEPGATKEWVESRLQRFEDSTKERVDSRIQEFEDSEVFPLKEKFQRTVCSALKFANTTWQLLERTKERFSEIDEDQREEAVLRSKHLRRTMILEDTTSEIKQDFGRLERETDQRLTEVANDLVGTTLGRVSELEKKNEGLEAELKALSEQVAELLNAKMNADAAAVEADAQAAKKVQDELDAEARKEKEAPRSSQLTEEEEEAERIRRAEAKFPGLAKKAAAQAAKDAARLERESQRLEGYATANKKKKETAASSIPAKRKREPSKKTQVADLLNEVTETVIKSRPQQTTQDEDEVEEHLRSRSTRQRVSEPASQPQPAKKKRNKNLIACYDFSDSE, from the exons atggggcgcgATTCGGCCTTGTTTAAGCACTtgactcaggtggatttcgaggaaatccgacagaaaGGCACGTCCGAGGCAAAggaggttattgaccgggtagccAATACCGGTCTGGAGTATTTTCTCGACGGTCCTCATGTTCTATATAAAGAGGCGGTTGAGGAGtttttcaacaccgcaactatCTCCGACGATAAGatcaccgcaactgtatgcg CTTGCCAGATACTCTCGGCGactaaggagccgataaaagtATCCGGTAGCAAATCAACGTTGAAACCGGAGTATATTCCAATCTGTGATatcttcgcaagggcgattctggcaaggggaggaaactacaGCAGCCTAACCAgggacaaaatcaggatgctggTCGGCCTGATAGAAGGAACAAAGGTTAACTGGGCAAAGGCAGTGTTCCACAATTTAATggaaatggtgaaaccggactcaaaccggtcatggggatacacCGTTCCTCtag gtggccgaaagaagaaagctgGCAAGAAAGCGGCCTCAACGAAAGAAAAGGCCGAGAGCCAAGGGAAAGAGAAAGTAACTTTCTCGGAACCGCCGCAGCCAACGGAGGATGAAGAATCGGCTACCCCTTCTGAAAGAACCGATACAGAAAAGACCGATGACGAAAGATCGGCCAATGAAGAAGAGCATTCGGGCCAGAGCCCCGATAATGCCGGTCCTGACAcaaatcctgagaccaccgagggcgGTGAAGAGGATGGTGAAGAAGGCGGTAACGAAAGAGGTAacgaagaagagaaggaggacGAAGAGGCAGAAGCGGATAGGGTAGCTCTCAAACTCCTAAAAGTCACTGAAAAGCGAGCCGGTAACATTGAGGAAATTTACCaggaatggcacgagcaccggttcggtAAACGGTATAGGCACATCCTACCGGGCTACACCGACGAGGAATGCTTCCAAAGAATGAAGGAAGTGGAGGACGTGATCATGGATCTCACTACATCCGATACCGTTGAAGAGGTACTAAACCGAACCTACCTATTAAAACCGCGAGCACTACTACGGAAGCTTATCAGACGCATCCGAAAGATTACGGCGAAGTTCGAAGAGGTGGGATCGGGGGACACCTTAACACCGCTGGTGTTGGagaggcttgaaaaagccaaaggagACCTTATTCAAGAAATTGACCGGCTGGAGGCAATGTACGGTCAAAGGGAAATACCGGTCTATACAGCTCCCCGGATTGATACAAGTCCAGATCattgtccaacacctccaagggcgAATTCGGCGACGGAGGAATCCGATGAAAGGGCGAATCCTCCTCTCACCGGACAATCTACACTCAAACAACCGGATATCTCGGAACCGGAAGTCTCAGAACCGGGTGCTacaaaagaatgggttgagagcCGTCTTCAAAGGTTTGAAGACTCAACAAAAGAACGGGTTGATAGCCGTATTCAAGAGTTCGAAGACTCCGAGGTTTTCCCTTTGAAGGAGAAATTCCAAAGAACCGTTTgctcggcactcaagttcgccAACACCACATGGCAACTTTTGGAGAGAACGAAAGAACGGTTCTCAGAAATCGATGAAGATCAACGGGAAGAGGCGGTTCTGCGCAGCAAACATCTTAGGCGAACCATGATTTTGGAAGATACGACTTCCGAGATAAAACAGGACTTTGGCCGGCTTGAAAGGGAGACCGATCAACGATTGACGGAGGTTGCTAACGACCTGGTAGGCACAACACTCGGACGGGTCTCCGAActtgagaagaaaaatgagggtCTCGAGGCCGAACTCAAGGCGCTTTCCGAACAAGTTGCCGAACTACTCAACGCAAAGatgaacgcggacgccgcggctgtaGAGGCTGATGCCCAAGCGGCTAAGAAGGTCCAGGATGagctggacgccgaagctagAAAAGAAAAGGAGGCACCACGATCATCGCAACTTACcgaggaggaagaggaagccgAGCGAATTCGAAGGGCAGAGGCTAAGTTTCCAGGACTTGCAAAGAAGgcagccgctcaagctgcgaaggatgcTGCGCGGTTGGAAAGGGAAAGTCAGAGGCTAGAAGGCTATGCAACCGCtaacaaaaagaagaaggaaaccgcTGCCTCTTCGATACCGGCGAAACGGAAAAGAGAACCTTCGAAGAAAACTCAAGTGGCCGACCTACTGAATGAGGTCACTGAAACGGTCATTAAGAGTAGACCGCAGCAGACTACTCAAGACGAAGATGAGGTTGAAGAGCACCTGCGGTcccggtctacaagacaacgagtctccGAACCGGCCAGTCAACCGCAACCAGCGAAGAAAAAGCGGAACAAGAATCTGATAGCCTGctatgacttctcggactcggaatag